In Nocardioides dokdonensis FR1436, the following are encoded in one genomic region:
- a CDS encoding sulfotransferase family 2 domain-containing protein encodes MVISDSARLLFVHVQKTGGSTIHNRLTEVLPDARQVKGVDRHATLGQILRAEPDLTSYWTFGIVRNPWARMLSWFRMVERFRDSDQDGERRLDRKNQFIRSVAETCPDFESFIMKGLDEFSRLQTPQWRYLATKTRRADLIGRQESLEADLRAVQARFELPWEPLQSVNIDRTRPDYKEGPTLGGRDTRYRSEYTDEMARRVEAAFARDVTAFGYEF; translated from the coding sequence ATGGTGATCTCCGACAGCGCGCGCCTGCTGTTCGTGCATGTGCAGAAGACCGGTGGGTCGACCATCCACAACCGGCTGACCGAGGTCCTGCCCGACGCGCGGCAGGTCAAGGGCGTCGACCGGCACGCCACGCTGGGCCAGATCCTGCGCGCCGAGCCGGACCTGACGTCGTACTGGACGTTCGGCATCGTGCGCAACCCGTGGGCCCGGATGCTCTCGTGGTTCCGGATGGTCGAGCGCTTCCGCGACTCCGACCAGGACGGCGAGCGCCGGCTGGACCGCAAGAACCAGTTCATCCGCTCGGTGGCCGAGACCTGCCCCGACTTCGAGTCCTTCATCATGAAGGGCCTCGACGAGTTCTCGCGGCTGCAGACCCCGCAGTGGCGCTACCTGGCCACCAAGACCCGTCGCGCCGACCTGATCGGTCGCCAGGAGAGCCTCGAGGCCGACCTGCGCGCGGTGCAGGCGCGCTTCGAGCTGCCGTGGGAGCCGCTGCAGAGCGTCAACATCGACCGGACCCGTCCTGACTACAAGGAGGGTCCGACGCTGGGTGGGCGCGACACGCGCTACCGCAGCGAGTACACCGACGAGATGGCGCGTCGCGTCGAGGCCGCGTTCGCCCGCGACGTCACCGCCTTCGGATACGAGTTCTGA
- a CDS encoding DNA gyrase/topoisomerase IV subunit A: MAKGSTKQPLPDDFEEHILDIDVGDEMRSSFLEYAYSVIYSRALPDARDGLKPVQRRILYTMNEMRLLPDRGHVKSARVVGEVMGRLHPHGDSAIYDALVRTAQSWSMRLPLVDGHGNFGSPDDSPAAMRYTECRMAPPAVAMTASIDEDTVDFKPNYDSREMEPTVLPAAIPNLVVNGTTGIAVGMATNCAPHNLVEVVQALRHMVIHPGATIDDLMRFIPGPDLPTGGKIVGLDGIRDAYETGRGTFKMRATTRIETIGRRKAIVVNELPYGVGTERIVERIKTLVQGKKISGIADIKDLTDREHGLRLVIEVKNGFVPEALLEQLYRQTPLEDSFGINNVALVDGQPRTLGLKEMLEVFLGHRYDVVRRRSQFRRTKRADRLHLVDGLLIALLDIDEIIQVIRTSDDAGAARERLTTVFDLSVLQADYILEMQLRRLTRFSRIELEKEQEQLRAEIEALDAILADDQLLREVVSDELAEVAKTYGTPRRTVLLESAGTPAAAAATPLEVADDPCFAYLSSTGLLARSSSAEAPGVGGGRTNHDVVVSAVATTARAEVGVLTSQGRVLRLAVLDLPTIPASANDPNLQGGVPLSELVSLGTGERALGLCTLASEGPGLALGTKQGVVKRVNPEVLNRDDWEVIGLKDGDEVVGAVELVTGRESLCFVTTDAQLLHFAADQVRPQGRSGGGIAGVRVTEGQSVLWFGMLDPDAPEGSVLVTASGSSTALPGTESGAVKVTAFSEYPAKGRATGGVRCHRFLKSEDALVLAWAGTAPARAAAASGAPVDLPEATGRRDGSGVVGSQAIAACAGPVALRVPATAAHVAAAVPDDVQG; this comes from the coding sequence ATGGCCAAAGGTTCCACCAAGCAACCGCTGCCCGACGACTTCGAGGAGCACATCCTCGACATCGACGTCGGTGACGAGATGCGCAGCTCGTTCCTCGAGTACGCCTACTCCGTCATCTACTCCCGCGCGCTGCCCGACGCCCGGGACGGGTTGAAGCCGGTCCAGCGGCGGATCCTCTACACGATGAACGAGATGCGCCTGCTGCCCGACCGCGGGCACGTCAAGAGCGCCCGCGTCGTCGGTGAGGTGATGGGTCGGCTGCACCCGCACGGCGACAGCGCGATCTACGACGCCCTGGTGCGCACCGCCCAGTCGTGGTCGATGCGGCTGCCGCTGGTCGACGGGCACGGCAACTTCGGCTCGCCGGACGACTCCCCCGCCGCCATGCGCTACACCGAGTGCCGGATGGCGCCGCCGGCCGTGGCGATGACCGCCTCGATCGACGAGGACACCGTCGACTTCAAGCCCAACTACGACTCGCGGGAGATGGAGCCGACGGTGCTGCCGGCGGCGATCCCCAACCTCGTCGTCAACGGCACCACCGGCATCGCGGTCGGCATGGCCACCAACTGCGCGCCCCACAACCTCGTCGAGGTGGTCCAGGCGCTGCGGCACATGGTCATCCACCCAGGCGCCACCATCGACGACCTGATGCGCTTCATCCCCGGCCCCGACCTGCCCACCGGCGGCAAGATCGTGGGCCTCGACGGCATCCGCGACGCCTACGAGACCGGCCGGGGCACCTTCAAGATGCGGGCGACCACCCGGATCGAGACGATCGGGCGACGCAAGGCCATCGTCGTCAACGAGCTGCCCTACGGGGTGGGCACCGAGCGGATCGTCGAGCGGATCAAGACCCTCGTCCAGGGCAAGAAGATCTCCGGCATCGCCGACATCAAGGACCTCACCGACCGCGAGCACGGCCTGCGGCTGGTGATCGAGGTCAAGAACGGCTTCGTCCCCGAGGCCCTGCTCGAGCAGCTCTACCGCCAGACCCCGCTCGAGGACTCCTTCGGCATCAACAACGTCGCCCTCGTCGACGGCCAGCCCCGCACCCTGGGCCTCAAGGAGATGCTCGAGGTCTTCCTGGGGCACCGCTACGACGTCGTGCGCCGACGCTCGCAGTTCCGGCGCACCAAGCGTGCCGACCGGCTGCACCTCGTCGACGGCCTGCTCATCGCGCTGCTCGACATCGACGAGATCATCCAGGTGATCCGCACCAGCGACGACGCGGGCGCGGCCCGGGAGCGGCTGACGACGGTCTTCGACCTCTCGGTGCTCCAGGCCGACTACATCCTCGAGATGCAGCTGCGCCGCCTGACCCGCTTCAGCCGCATCGAGCTGGAGAAGGAGCAGGAGCAGCTGCGGGCCGAGATCGAGGCGCTCGACGCCATCCTCGCCGACGACCAGCTGCTGCGCGAGGTCGTCTCCGACGAGCTCGCGGAGGTCGCCAAGACCTACGGCACCCCGCGCCGCACGGTGCTGCTGGAGTCGGCGGGCACGCCCGCCGCGGCCGCGGCGACGCCGCTCGAGGTCGCCGACGACCCCTGCTTCGCCTACCTGTCCTCCACCGGCCTGCTGGCCCGCTCCTCGAGCGCCGAGGCGCCGGGGGTCGGCGGCGGTCGCACGAACCACGACGTCGTGGTCTCCGCGGTCGCCACCACCGCCCGCGCCGAGGTCGGGGTGCTGACCAGCCAGGGCCGGGTGCTGCGCCTGGCCGTGCTCGACCTGCCCACGATCCCGGCCTCGGCCAACGACCCCAACCTGCAGGGCGGCGTACCGCTGAGCGAGCTGGTGTCCCTGGGCACCGGGGAGCGCGCCCTCGGGCTGTGCACGCTCGCCAGCGAGGGCCCGGGGCTCGCGCTCGGCACCAAGCAGGGCGTCGTCAAGAGGGTCAACCCCGAGGTGCTCAACCGCGACGACTGGGAGGTCATCGGGCTCAAGGACGGCGACGAGGTGGTCGGTGCCGTCGAGCTGGTCACCGGCCGCGAGTCGCTGTGCTTCGTGACCACCGACGCCCAGCTGCTGCACTTCGCCGCCGACCAGGTGCGGCCGCAGGGCCGCTCCGGCGGCGGCATCGCCGGCGTCCGGGTCACCGAGGGCCAGTCGGTGCTGTGGTTCGGGATGCTCGACCCCGACGCCCCCGAGGGGTCGGTGCTCGTCACGGCGTCGGGCTCCTCGACCGCGCTGCCCGGCACCGAGTCGGGTGCGGTCAAGGTCACCGCGTTCTCGGAGTACCCCGCCAAGGGGCGCGCCACCGGTGGTGTGCGCTGCCACCGGTTCCTCAAGAGCGAGGACGCCCTGGTGCTGGCCTGGGCCGGCACCGCACCGGCCCGGGCCGCCGCGGCCAGCGGGGCGCCGGTGGACCTGCCCGAGGCCACGGGTCGCCGCGACGGCTCCGGCGTCGTGGGCTCCCAGGCGATCGCCGCGTGCGCCGGACCGGTCGCGCTGCGGGTCCCGGCGACCGCCGCCCACGTGGCCGCTGCGGTGCCGGACGATGTGCAAGGCTGA
- a CDS encoding bifunctional GNAT family N-acetyltransferase/acetate--CoA ligase family protein codes for MTSEATADVAPGAPRHWQADVLLRDGRTAHIRPITPDDAELLVDFYSRVSDRSKYYRFFSPMPRLSDRDVQRFTRVDHHDRVALVLVLADRMIAVGRYDRVRTGEAEVAFLVEDQHQGRGIAQLLLEHLAQAGRERGLKKFTAEVLPDNARMIQTFRDAGYRVASEFEDGVIQLDFPIDATDTAIGVMQDREHRAESASIEKFFNPRSVAIIGASRRQDTIGQTLVRNLVMGDFTGRVYAVNPTAGAVSGLPAYKSVGDIPDDVDVAIVAVPADAVQDVVLDCAAKGVHGLVVISSGFAETGEEGRQRQRRLVGLSRSYGLRLIGPNCLGVINTDPAVSINASLSSVMPPRGRAGFFCQSGALGSAILEKVQNRGLGLSTFVSAGNRADVSGNDLLQYWEEDDTTEVVLLYLESIGNPRKFSRIARRVSLRKPIIAVRSGRTTQGVPMGHAVRKIAAPPAAVDAMFRQAGIIQVDTLDEMFDVAQLVAHQPLPRGRSVAIVGNSDALGLLAADPAAAVGLVVNKSVPLGADATAEDFEDALDAAIDDPDVDSVVAVYTPPLNVSGEEVANVLAAIGEQSDKPLVSTFLGVEGVPELLRVPDVAGSTAGRGSVPSYPAVEAAVRALARVVDYAVWLRTPDGAPLDSDSVDEDTARGIVNRVLAENPSGAALERDDLTALLRAYDIELWPARTVGSLAEANAAAVELGWDVVLKATAEHLRERPDLAHVWRNIDGDHQMRDAWASLSALVGEDDLVDGFSIQRTAPPGVPVMISSIEDPLFGPVVSFGISGPLTELLGDRAYRIPPLGARDAAAMVREVKASPMLFGYRGSDVVDVGEVERLIGRVSQLQNDMPQLSALELGLVLAGPDGSTVLTAAARVEPAADSRSDWFVRRMPSQPGDTLPG; via the coding sequence GTGACCTCCGAGGCGACGGCCGACGTGGCTCCGGGCGCGCCGCGGCACTGGCAGGCCGATGTGCTGCTGCGCGACGGCCGCACGGCGCACATCCGGCCGATCACCCCCGACGACGCCGAGCTGCTCGTCGACTTCTACAGCCGGGTCTCGGACCGGTCGAAGTACTACCGGTTCTTCTCGCCGATGCCGCGCCTGTCCGACCGTGACGTCCAGCGCTTCACCCGCGTGGACCACCACGACCGGGTGGCGCTGGTGCTGGTGCTGGCCGACCGGATGATCGCGGTGGGCCGCTACGACCGGGTCCGCACCGGGGAGGCGGAGGTGGCCTTCCTCGTCGAGGACCAGCACCAGGGCCGCGGCATCGCGCAGCTGCTCCTGGAGCACCTCGCCCAGGCCGGGCGCGAGCGCGGTCTGAAGAAGTTCACCGCCGAGGTGCTGCCCGACAACGCCCGGATGATCCAGACCTTCCGCGACGCCGGCTACCGCGTGGCCAGCGAGTTCGAGGACGGGGTCATCCAGCTCGACTTCCCCATCGACGCCACCGACACCGCGATCGGGGTGATGCAGGACCGCGAGCACCGCGCCGAGTCCGCCTCCATCGAGAAGTTCTTCAACCCGCGCTCGGTCGCGATCATCGGAGCCTCGCGCCGCCAGGACACGATCGGCCAGACGTTGGTGCGCAACCTGGTGATGGGCGACTTCACCGGCCGGGTGTACGCCGTCAACCCGACGGCGGGCGCGGTGTCCGGGCTGCCGGCGTACAAGAGCGTCGGCGACATCCCCGACGACGTCGACGTGGCGATCGTGGCGGTCCCGGCCGACGCCGTGCAGGACGTCGTGCTCGACTGCGCCGCCAAGGGCGTGCACGGCCTGGTGGTCATCTCGAGCGGCTTCGCGGAGACCGGTGAGGAGGGCCGCCAGCGCCAGCGCCGGCTCGTGGGGCTCTCGCGCTCCTACGGCCTGCGCCTGATCGGCCCGAACTGCCTGGGCGTCATCAACACCGACCCCGCGGTCTCGATCAACGCCTCGCTGTCCTCGGTGATGCCGCCCCGTGGTCGCGCCGGGTTCTTCTGCCAGTCCGGAGCGCTCGGCTCGGCGATCCTGGAGAAGGTGCAGAACCGCGGTCTGGGCCTGTCGACCTTCGTCAGCGCCGGCAACCGTGCGGACGTGTCGGGCAACGACCTGCTGCAGTACTGGGAGGAGGACGACACGACCGAGGTCGTGCTGCTCTACCTGGAGTCCATCGGCAACCCGCGCAAGTTCTCGCGGATCGCGCGGCGGGTCTCGCTGCGCAAGCCGATCATCGCGGTCCGCTCGGGACGCACCACCCAGGGTGTCCCGATGGGGCACGCGGTGCGCAAGATCGCCGCCCCGCCGGCCGCCGTCGACGCGATGTTCCGCCAGGCCGGGATCATCCAGGTCGACACCCTCGACGAGATGTTCGACGTCGCCCAGCTCGTGGCCCACCAACCGCTGCCCCGCGGGCGCAGCGTCGCGATCGTCGGCAACTCCGACGCCCTGGGCCTGCTGGCCGCCGACCCGGCGGCCGCGGTGGGCCTGGTGGTGAACAAGTCGGTGCCGCTGGGCGCCGACGCGACCGCCGAGGACTTCGAGGACGCCCTCGACGCCGCCATCGACGACCCCGACGTCGACTCGGTCGTGGCGGTCTACACCCCGCCGCTCAACGTGAGCGGTGAGGAGGTCGCCAACGTGCTGGCCGCCATCGGCGAGCAGTCCGACAAGCCCCTGGTCTCCACCTTCCTCGGCGTCGAGGGCGTCCCCGAGCTGCTGCGGGTGCCCGACGTGGCCGGGTCCACGGCCGGGCGCGGCTCCGTGCCGTCGTACCCCGCGGTCGAGGCCGCGGTGCGCGCCCTGGCCCGTGTCGTCGACTACGCCGTGTGGCTGCGCACCCCGGACGGTGCGCCGCTGGACTCCGACTCCGTCGACGAGGACACCGCCCGGGGGATCGTGAACCGGGTGCTCGCAGAGAACCCCTCGGGCGCCGCCCTCGAGCGCGACGACCTGACGGCCCTGCTGCGCGCCTACGACATCGAGCTGTGGCCGGCCCGGACGGTCGGCAGCCTCGCCGAGGCCAACGCCGCGGCGGTCGAGCTGGGCTGGGACGTGGTGCTCAAGGCCACCGCCGAGCACCTGCGCGAGCGTCCCGACCTGGCGCACGTGTGGCGCAACATCGACGGGGACCACCAGATGCGCGATGCCTGGGCCTCCCTCTCGGCGCTGGTCGGCGAGGACGACCTGGTCGACGGGTTCTCCATCCAGCGCACCGCGCCGCCCGGCGTGCCGGTGATGATCTCGAGCATCGAGGACCCGCTGTTCGGTCCGGTGGTGTCCTTCGGGATCTCCGGGCCGCTCACCGAGCTGCTGGGGGACCGGGCCTACCGGATCCCGCCGCTGGGTGCCCGCGACGCCGCGGCCATGGTGCGCGAGGTCAAGGCGAGCCCGATGCTCTTCGGCTACCGCGGCAGCGACGTGGTCGACGTGGGGGAGGTCGAGCGCCTGATCGGGCGGGTCTCGCAGCTGCAGAACGACATGCCGCAGCTGTCCGCGCTCGAGCTCGGGCTGGTCCTCGCCGGACCCGACGGGTCGACGGTGCTGACGGCCGCGGCCCGGGTCGAGCCGGCCGCCGACTCGCGCTCGGACTGGTTCGTGCGCCGGATGCCCTCGCAGCCGGGAGACACCCTGCCGGGCTGA
- a CDS encoding DUF5998 family protein, producing MRSRTEGDRLRELRAAIDRTGYYPEVVGEGVESAISGEQVVSFFVHHEPTFEHDEVRRHLSVVVLTPSRLVLAHTDEHTGDDLLPEPYTSTSTESVRLSAVRSVVVTRMVANPTSGPGHPAEAVMTIGWGGVSRLDLEPAGCNDPACDADHGYTGVLAPDDFSLRVSAAADGKDAVSGLLSFAESLSARTHQAPTAT from the coding sequence ATGCGTTCCCGCACCGAGGGCGACCGGCTGCGCGAGCTGCGCGCCGCGATCGACCGCACCGGCTACTACCCCGAGGTCGTCGGCGAGGGGGTCGAATCCGCCATCTCCGGGGAGCAGGTGGTCTCGTTCTTCGTCCACCACGAGCCGACCTTCGAGCACGACGAGGTGCGCCGCCACCTCTCGGTCGTGGTGCTGACCCCGAGCCGGCTGGTCCTGGCGCACACCGACGAGCACACCGGCGACGACCTGCTGCCCGAGCCCTACACCTCCACGTCCACCGAGTCGGTGCGCCTGAGCGCGGTGCGCTCGGTGGTGGTGACCCGGATGGTCGCCAACCCGACCTCCGGGCCCGGCCACCCGGCCGAGGCCGTGATGACGATCGGCTGGGGCGGCGTGAGCCGCCTGGACCTCGAGCCGGCCGGCTGCAACGACCCGGCCTGCGACGCCGACCACGGCTACACCGGCGTCCTCGCGCCCGACGACTTCTCGCTGCGGGTCTCGGCCGCCGCCGACGGCAAGGACGCCGTCTCCGGGCTGCTGTCCTTCGCCGAGTCCCTCTCGGCGCGCACCCACCAGGCGCCGACCGCGACGTGA
- a CDS encoding SRPBCC domain-containing protein — MTRTDSGAATVHAAVAEVFAALVDPASRASWLPPAGMTGRIDWFDARAGGGYRMVLAYDDPAGPGKSGGNTDVVEARFVVVEAPTRVVEEVDFVSDDPRFAGTMTMTWTLEAVPSGTLVTITATDVPEGIDGEVHRAAFASTLSQMDAYLRARPGRSGR; from the coding sequence GTGACGCGCACGGACAGCGGTGCGGCGACGGTCCACGCCGCGGTCGCCGAGGTCTTCGCTGCGCTGGTCGATCCTGCCTCGCGCGCGTCCTGGCTCCCGCCTGCGGGCATGACGGGGCGCATCGACTGGTTCGACGCCCGCGCGGGCGGCGGCTACCGGATGGTGCTCGCGTACGACGACCCGGCGGGCCCGGGCAAGTCAGGTGGCAACACGGACGTGGTGGAGGCCAGGTTCGTCGTGGTCGAGGCGCCCACGCGCGTCGTGGAGGAGGTCGACTTCGTCTCGGACGACCCCAGGTTCGCCGGGACGATGACGATGACCTGGACGCTCGAGGCCGTGCCGAGCGGGACGCTGGTCACGATCACGGCCACGGACGTCCCCGAGGGGATCGACGGCGAGGTGCACCGCGCGGCCTTCGCCTCGACCCTGAGCCAAATGGACGCCTACCTGCGTGCCCGGCCGGGCAGGTCCGGTCGGTGA
- a CDS encoding alkaline phosphatase family protein has translation MTFLAPRYGDRSLADVVPAIGAALGVRLDGAEHAGLVLPEAPSYVLFLVDGLGSRLLERYAHVAPYLSSLRSAAPEATAGVPSTTATSLTSLGTGLPPGAHGVVGFTSRVPGTERLLNALMWPKDIDPVEWQPHPTTFTRLRERGVAVSVVNKREFEGSGLTMVAHRGADFVGADKVGERLAATVAAGAHQPSLTYLYDGDLDWTGHRYGVASSEWLQQLAMIDHEAEQLREALPPATRLVVVADHGMVDSPLESRVDVDTVHELRDGLVLFGGEARFRQLYCQRGAVDDVVATWRSVLGDKAEVLTREEATAHGWFGAVDPTVRPRIGDVVVACQGDAAVISSVDWAYEARLVGMHGSLTPDEMLIPVLVD, from the coding sequence GTGACGTTCCTGGCGCCCCGCTACGGCGACCGGTCGCTGGCAGACGTGGTGCCCGCGATCGGTGCGGCCCTCGGGGTGCGCCTCGACGGCGCTGAGCACGCCGGGCTGGTGCTGCCCGAGGCACCGTCGTACGTGCTGTTCCTCGTCGACGGGCTCGGGTCCCGGCTGCTGGAGCGCTACGCCCACGTGGCGCCGTACCTGTCCTCCTTGCGCAGCGCGGCGCCGGAGGCCACCGCGGGCGTGCCCTCGACGACCGCGACCAGCCTGACGTCGCTGGGCACCGGGCTGCCCCCGGGTGCGCACGGCGTCGTGGGGTTCACCTCGCGGGTGCCGGGCACCGAGAGGCTGCTCAACGCGCTGATGTGGCCGAAGGACATCGACCCCGTCGAGTGGCAGCCGCACCCCACCACCTTCACCCGGCTGCGCGAGCGCGGGGTCGCGGTGAGCGTGGTGAACAAGCGCGAGTTCGAGGGCAGCGGGCTGACCATGGTCGCGCACCGCGGCGCCGACTTCGTCGGCGCGGACAAGGTGGGGGAGCGCCTCGCCGCGACGGTCGCCGCCGGGGCGCACCAGCCGTCGCTGACCTACCTCTACGACGGCGACCTCGACTGGACCGGTCACCGGTACGGCGTCGCGTCGAGCGAGTGGCTCCAGCAGCTGGCGATGATCGACCACGAGGCCGAGCAGCTGCGCGAGGCGCTGCCGCCCGCCACCCGTCTGGTCGTCGTCGCCGACCACGGCATGGTCGACTCCCCGCTGGAGTCGCGCGTCGACGTCGACACCGTGCACGAGCTGCGCGACGGTCTCGTGCTCTTCGGCGGGGAGGCCCGCTTCCGCCAGCTCTACTGCCAGCGCGGTGCTGTGGACGACGTGGTCGCCACCTGGCGCTCGGTGCTCGGCGACAAGGCCGAGGTGCTCACCCGCGAGGAGGCCACCGCCCACGGCTGGTTCGGCGCGGTCGACCCGACCGTGCGTCCCCGCATCGGAGACGTCGTGGTGGCCTGCCAGGGCGACGCCGCGGTGATCTCCAGCGTCGACTGGGCCTACGAGGCCCGCCTCGTGGGCATGCACGGCTCGCTGACGCCCGACGAGATGCTGATCCCGGTCCTCGTCGACTGA
- a CDS encoding LppX_LprAFG lipoprotein, giving the protein MRAPTLAALAAAGLLTLGTLSACSGDDSSSGEDAPTAQEVLAEAKTTLDETSGVQVTLSTNDLPEGVEGLLSADGVGVPDPAAFDGVIRVRFAGFEPEVPVIAVDGVVHAQVPLTTGWSQIDPAEYGAPDPAALMAADGGFSSLLTSTEELEQGEQVRGGTDNRDVLTTYTGTVAEEVAATIIPSAEGDFAASYAVSDDGEVRSIELTGNFYGDAGSMTYTVDFDGYGTAPDISAPE; this is encoded by the coding sequence ATGCGTGCTCCCACTCTCGCGGCCCTGGCCGCAGCCGGTCTGCTGACCCTCGGCACCCTCTCCGCCTGCAGCGGCGACGACTCCTCGAGCGGCGAGGACGCCCCGACTGCCCAGGAGGTGCTCGCCGAGGCCAAGACGACCCTCGACGAGACCAGTGGCGTGCAGGTCACGCTCTCGACGAACGACCTCCCCGAGGGCGTCGAGGGCCTGCTGAGCGCCGACGGGGTCGGTGTGCCCGACCCGGCCGCCTTCGACGGCGTCATCCGGGTGCGCTTCGCGGGCTTCGAGCCCGAGGTGCCGGTGATCGCCGTCGACGGGGTCGTGCACGCCCAGGTCCCGCTGACCACCGGCTGGTCCCAGATCGATCCCGCCGAGTACGGCGCCCCCGACCCCGCTGCCCTGATGGCGGCCGACGGCGGCTTCTCCTCGCTGCTGACCAGCACCGAGGAGCTCGAGCAGGGCGAGCAGGTGCGCGGCGGCACCGACAACCGGGACGTGCTGACCACCTACACCGGCACCGTCGCCGAGGAGGTCGCGGCCACCATCATCCCCAGCGCCGAAGGTGACTTCGCGGCGTCGTACGCCGTCAGCGACGACGGCGAGGTGCGCTCCATCGAGCTCACCGGCAACTTCTACGGCGACGCCGGGTCGATGACGTACACGGTCGACTTCGACGGGTACGGCACCGCGCCCGACATCTCCGCGCCCGAGTGA